The genomic window CTTCGCCGCCGAAGAACATGCTCTTGAGGCCGGCCACGCGGCGCACGTCCATGTCCACGCTGGCGTGGTAGGCCACTACGCAGCCGGTATCCACGTCGATGCGCTCGCCCGCCGCCAGCTCGCGTTCAACCACGCAGCCGCCGGCATGCACGAATACCCAGCCGTCGCCTTCGAGCTTCTGCATGATGAAACCCTCACCGCCAAACAGGCCGGTCATCACCTTGCGCTGCAGGTGCACGCCCACCTGCACGCCGCGCGCGCCGGCCAGGAAGCTGTCTTTCTGGCAGATCAGCTTGCCGCCGTGCTGGTCCAGCTTCATCGGCAGCACCGTGCCGGGGTAGGGCGCGGCGAAGGCGACCTTGGCCTTGCCGTTGCCGGTATGGGTGAACAAGGTGGCGAACAGGCTTTCGCCGGTGATCACCCGCTTGCCGGCTGACATCAGCTTGTCCATGAAGCCGCCGCCCTGGCCCTCGTGGCGGCCATCACCGAACACGGTGTCCATCTGCACGGACGAATCCTTGAACATCAGCGCGCCGGCCTCGGCAATCGCGCTTTCGCCCGGGTCCAGTTCGATTTCCACGAACTGCATCTCATGCCCGATGATGCGGAAATCGATATCGTCAGCCTGGTTGCGGTTGCCAGCCACCGGCGGCGGCATCGGCGGTGGGCTGGTCTGGCCACCGAACTCGGCGATTTCGCTGACTGCCTGCCAGCCCTGCATGCCCTCGCGCCAGGCCAAGGCCTGGCGGTTACCCTGGGCAAAGCGGCGCGCAGCCTCGTCGTCCAAGGGGCCGACGCGATCGGCTTGGCCGGGAATATGGAAATACCATTGGGTCATGGTGGTACGCCTGGGGGAAGTTACGCCCAAGTCTATGCGGCGGAACTGGGTCACACCCCTGACAGTCGTCATGCCGATGAATACCTGAACGATTGCGATACGAATGTTGTACTGCAACAATTCCGTGCTAGGCGCAGTTCCCATTTCTCCTCAACAGGCCCGTCTCGCCATGTCCCCGACCCGTATCGCTCGCCGCCGCTTGCCGGCAGCGCATCCGCTGTTCGTCGCCGTTCTTGCCGTATTGC from Stenotrophomonas nitritireducens includes these protein-coding regions:
- a CDS encoding TIGR00266 family protein; the protein is MTQWYFHIPGQADRVGPLDDEAARRFAQGNRQALAWREGMQGWQAVSEIAEFGGQTSPPPMPPPVAGNRNQADDIDFRIIGHEMQFVEIELDPGESAIAEAGALMFKDSSVQMDTVFGDGRHEGQGGGFMDKLMSAGKRVITGESLFATLFTHTGNGKAKVAFAAPYPGTVLPMKLDQHGGKLICQKDSFLAGARGVQVGVHLQRKVMTGLFGGEGFIMQKLEGDGWVFVHAGGCVVERELAAGERIDVDTGCVVAYHASVDMDVRRVAGLKSMFFGGEGVFLATLTGPGKVWLQSLPFSRLAGRMYAAAPQGGGQSRGEGSVLGGLGRLLDGDNKF